One stretch of Thermanaerosceptrum fracticalcis DNA includes these proteins:
- a CDS encoding MOSC domain-containing protein translates to MGKLVAVCTSKRKGERKKNVGTVMLLKNLGLEGDAHAGFAHRQVSLLALESIQKMRDLGLDVNPGDFAENLTTQGLDLLKLPVGTRLKIGRDVYLRVTQIGKECHTRCAIYYQAGDCVMPKEGIFAEVLRGGTVSVDDEINPYPRYRFAVITASDKGSQGEREDKSGPLLQEMLLPWGDVVAYHVVPDEIDKLGELMRKLADEEKVDLILTNGGTGLSPRDVTPEATLQVIDRIVPGIPEAMRQESLKITPKAMLSRGIAGTRGKTLIINLPGSPKGVRENLQVFLQVIDHALEILTGRGGECGN, encoded by the coding sequence ATGGGAAAGTTAGTGGCCGTGTGTACCAGTAAAAGAAAAGGGGAACGGAAGAAGAACGTTGGCACTGTGATGCTCTTGAAAAACCTGGGGCTGGAGGGGGATGCCCATGCGGGCTTTGCCCACCGCCAGGTGAGCTTGTTAGCCCTGGAAAGCATTCAGAAGATGCGGGATTTAGGCCTTGATGTTAACCCCGGGGATTTTGCAGAGAATCTTACTACCCAGGGCCTGGATTTATTGAAACTGCCGGTGGGAACACGACTAAAAATAGGCAGGGATGTCTACCTGCGGGTAACGCAAATCGGCAAAGAGTGCCACACCCGCTGCGCTATTTATTACCAGGCCGGGGATTGCGTGATGCCTAAGGAAGGGATTTTTGCCGAGGTCCTGCGGGGAGGGACCGTTTCTGTAGATGATGAAATAAATCCATATCCCCGGTATCGTTTTGCCGTCATCACGGCCAGTGATAAGGGCTCCCAGGGAGAACGGGAAGATAAAAGCGGTCCCCTTTTACAGGAGATGCTTTTACCCTGGGGTGATGTGGTGGCTTACCATGTAGTGCCTGATGAAATAGATAAACTGGGGGAATTGATGCGTAAATTAGCCGATGAAGAAAAAGTTGATTTAATTCTTACCAATGGAGGTACAGGGTTAAGCCCCAGGGATGTAACCCCGGAAGCCACCCTGCAGGTTATCGATAGGATAGTTCCCGGTATTCCCGAAGCCATGCGCCAGGAAAGCCTAAAAATTACCCCAAAAGCCATGCTTTCCCGGGGTATTGCCGGGACCAGAGGCAAGACTCTCATCATTAATCTCCCGGGCAGTCCTAAAGGGGTGCGGGAGAACCTCCAGGTGTTTTTGCAGGTCATTGACCATGCTTTGGAGATACTGACCGGGCGTGGCGGCGAATGCGGCAATTAG
- the moaC gene encoding cyclic pyranopterin monophosphate synthase MoaC, with translation MAELTHFDVHGRAHMVDVSEKNVTQREAVARGEISMNRYTFALVKAGRMAKGDVLAVAQVAAIMGVKETSRLIPMCHPLFVSGVSVDFNLDENEHKIEVTVKVKTSGQTGVEMEALTGVNVALLTIYDMCKAVDKEMVMGNIRLLEKKGGRSGHFQRETP, from the coding sequence CTGGCGGAGTTGACCCATTTTGATGTTCACGGCCGGGCCCATATGGTGGATGTATCGGAAAAAAATGTGACCCAGCGAGAAGCTGTGGCCAGGGGTGAAATTTCCATGAACAGGTATACTTTTGCCCTGGTGAAGGCAGGGAGAATGGCCAAAGGCGATGTCCTGGCAGTAGCTCAGGTGGCCGCTATTATGGGTGTTAAGGAAACCAGCCGTTTGATACCCATGTGTCATCCTCTCTTTGTGAGTGGCGTTTCCGTAGACTTTAACCTGGATGAGAACGAGCATAAAATTGAGGTGACCGTAAAAGTAAAGACTTCGGGCCAGACAGGCGTTGAAATGGAGGCCTTAACAGGCGTAAACGTGGCCCTTTTAACCATTTATGATATGTGTAAAGCAGTGGATAAAGAGATGGTCATGGGAAATATCCGGCTGCTTGAGAAGAAAGGCGGGCGTTCCGGGCATTTTCAGAGGGAAACACCTTAA
- the moaA gene encoding GTP 3',8-cyclase MoaA — MMKLLEDRYGRRHDYLRISVTDRCNLRCVYCMGPEGVKLLEHRQILSYEEILKIVRAAAEVGVKKIRITGGEPLVRKGIEYLIKKIAETPGIEDIAMTTNGLLLEEKALALKEAGLKRVNVSLDSLKPETYSQVTRGGDLNKALAGIKAALHYRLTPVKINVVLMKGINDEEIDDFLRLTLEYPLHVRFIEYMPIDAHDIAWEGKYLSLQAVKERASTLGLPLESIEVRGCGPAEMFKLPGALGSVGLIHPVSKHFCFSCNRLRLTADGYLKPCLYWQEELPVRPVLNDKEALQELFRKALDVKRQQHTMSPQRNRDLEEDRRGMSKVGG; from the coding sequence ATGATGAAGTTATTGGAAGACAGGTACGGGCGAAGGCATGATTATCTCCGGATTTCCGTAACGGACCGCTGTAACCTGCGCTGTGTTTACTGCATGGGACCGGAAGGGGTCAAACTCCTTGAGCACCGGCAGATTCTAAGCTATGAGGAGATTCTTAAAATAGTAAGAGCAGCGGCCGAAGTGGGTGTAAAAAAAATCCGGATTACCGGGGGGGAACCCCTGGTGCGCAAAGGTATAGAATACCTCATCAAAAAGATTGCGGAAACTCCCGGTATCGAGGATATAGCCATGACGACCAACGGCCTCCTCCTGGAAGAGAAGGCTCTTGCCTTAAAAGAGGCCGGTCTAAAACGTGTCAATGTAAGTCTTGATTCCTTAAAGCCTGAGACTTACAGCCAGGTCACCAGGGGTGGGGATCTTAATAAAGCCCTGGCCGGCATTAAAGCAGCCCTTCATTACCGGTTGACCCCCGTAAAAATAAATGTAGTGCTTATGAAAGGGATTAACGATGAGGAAATTGACGATTTTCTCCGTTTAACCCTGGAATACCCCCTGCACGTGAGATTTATTGAATACATGCCCATAGATGCCCATGATATCGCCTGGGAGGGAAAATATCTTTCTCTCCAGGCCGTCAAAGAAAGGGCCAGCACCCTGGGCTTGCCTCTGGAGTCTATAGAAGTTAGAGGCTGTGGTCCTGCCGAGATGTTTAAACTTCCCGGTGCCCTGGGCTCCGTTGGTCTTATACATCCTGTCAGTAAACATTTTTGTTTTAGTTGCAACAGGCTGCGTCTCACAGCTGACGGGTATTTAAAACCCTGTCTTTACTGGCAGGAGGAACTGCCTGTGCGTCCCGTCCTTAATGACAAGGAGGCCTTACAGGAATTATTCCGGAAAGCTCTGGATGTAAAAAGACAGCAACATACCATGAGCCCCCAAAGAAACCGCGATCTGGAAGAAGACAGGCGCGGCATGTCTAAGGTTGGTGGGTGA
- a CDS encoding ATP-binding cassette domain-containing protein, whose product MLEIKDISQCYGQHWVLKEINFTFTEGRIYGIIGPNGAGKSTLLRVLTAMEKPRAGEIWWEKKLLTQPIPEITCMWQKPYLFQTTVKENLLYGLKIRKWPQREQNERLEYLLDKFRLREYKHKYAEALSGGEGARVALARAIAPRPRLLVLDEPAANLDPGHTGLLENILKEICRAEGMAAIVVTHDMFQAKRLADITLFLSEGRLIEAGTTDLLFTQPQSEKTRKFISGEI is encoded by the coding sequence ATGCTGGAAATAAAAGATATTTCCCAGTGCTACGGCCAACACTGGGTGTTAAAGGAGATTAATTTTACTTTTACAGAGGGTAGGATTTACGGGATTATCGGACCCAACGGTGCAGGAAAAAGTACACTCCTCCGGGTACTTACCGCTATGGAAAAGCCCCGGGCAGGTGAGATTTGGTGGGAGAAGAAACTCTTAACCCAGCCTATACCTGAAATCACCTGCATGTGGCAGAAGCCTTACCTTTTCCAAACCACGGTCAAAGAAAACCTGCTCTACGGTTTAAAAATCAGGAAGTGGCCCCAAAGAGAACAGAACGAGAGGCTAGAATATCTTCTCGATAAATTCCGTCTTAGGGAGTATAAGCATAAATACGCAGAGGCCCTGTCAGGTGGGGAAGGAGCCCGGGTAGCCCTGGCCAGGGCCATAGCCCCCCGGCCCCGCCTCCTGGTCCTGGATGAACCGGCAGCCAATCTGGATCCGGGGCATACAGGTCTTTTGGAAAATATCCTTAAGGAAATCTGCCGGGCGGAGGGGATGGCGGCCATTGTGGTTACCCATGATATGTTCCAGGCCAAACGGCTGGCCGATATCACGCTCTTTTTAAGTGAAGGAAGATTGATTGAAGCGGGAACTACCGATTTACTCTTTACTCAGCCACAGTCGGAAAAGACACGCAAGTTTATTTCGGGGGAAATATAG
- a CDS encoding ABC transporter permease — MNLLGEALYKALELIFSGDRELYQVIGRSLYISITAVVLAGIFGIPVGLFLGLRNFRGKSIILKILYVAMGLPPVFVGLLVFLLLSRSGPIAPYFYILFTPLAMILAQFILAFPIVVGLTILAVAGKAEMVLMTARGLGASPRQALLTLVTELKVALVTALVTAFGRVIAEVGAVMLVGGDIKGYTQVLTTAIVLETRRGNFSLAIALGLVLLLLSFIVNSLLYAWQYRR; from the coding sequence ATGAATTTGCTGGGAGAAGCTTTATACAAAGCATTAGAACTTATTTTTTCGGGAGATAGGGAGCTTTATCAGGTTATTGGCCGGTCTCTTTATATATCCATCACAGCGGTTGTCCTGGCCGGTATCTTTGGCATACCGGTGGGGCTGTTCTTAGGTCTTAGGAATTTTCGCGGAAAAAGTATCATTCTTAAAATATTGTACGTGGCTATGGGCCTCCCGCCTGTCTTTGTGGGCCTCCTGGTCTTTCTTTTACTCTCACGCAGCGGCCCCATAGCACCTTACTTTTATATCCTTTTCACACCGTTAGCCATGATTTTAGCCCAGTTTATCCTGGCTTTTCCTATTGTGGTGGGATTAACGATTTTGGCAGTAGCGGGAAAAGCCGAGATGGTGCTCATGACAGCCCGTGGTTTAGGGGCCAGCCCCAGGCAGGCGTTATTGACCCTGGTTACGGAATTAAAGGTAGCGCTGGTCACTGCCCTGGTCACGGCTTTTGGCCGGGTCATTGCCGAGGTAGGCGCAGTGATGCTGGTGGGAGGAGATATTAAAGGCTATACCCAGGTCCTAACCACCGCCATTGTCCTGGAGACCCGCCGGGGCAACTTTTCCCTGGCCATTGCTTTAGGGCTGGTTCTTCTACTGCTGTCTTTTATCGTGAACAGCCTGTTGTATGCCTGGCAGTACCGGAGGTGA
- a CDS encoding molybdopterin biosynthesis protein yields MRKIYLNNTLRSQAKQILLEKVDFTPKKETIPVTAALGRVTAEALFAECSMPSYPASAMDGITVKAQETYGANDQNPLVLTEGKNYLVVDTGDPIPEGFDAVIKIEDVQPIGENQVEIMAPAAPWQHVRPVGEDVVAGEIIVPAFHYLTPPDLGAILAGGKEQIKVLAKPKVTIIPTGDELVTPGTRAKVGEIIEFNGTVIANYLRQWGAEPYLHEIVRDKLRNLKQAVEEALPHSDVVIINAGSSAGREDFTVHVIESMGEVLVHGIATRPGKPTILGIIEGKPVIGLPGYPVSAYLALDWFVKPLIYKYLHLAEPQRPRLKAKLGRRIVSEMGSEEFVRMTVGFINGNYVANPLNRGAGVTMSLVKAHGLLTIPAESLGYEQGEEVEIELLRPEQELKNTLVAVGSHDLTLDLLATALRRIDPRLFLSSSHVGSMGGMMAIKKGEAHLAGVHLFDSQTGEYNIPYLEKYLGGENVILVNLVYRMQGWMVSPGNPLDIRNVRDIVRTRALFINRQKGAGTRLLFDYLLQQEGISTSEILGYHREEYSHLNVAAAVAAGTAQVGLGILSAARAYHLDFVPVGEERYDLLMTRDFYHSSLGQTLLQVIKDPVFQQEVETLGGYSMRDAGKVMYGYV; encoded by the coding sequence GTGCGGAAAATCTATTTAAACAATACACTACGGAGCCAGGCAAAACAGATACTCCTGGAAAAGGTTGATTTTACGCCTAAGAAAGAAACGATACCCGTTACTGCCGCCTTAGGCCGGGTCACAGCTGAGGCGCTTTTTGCTGAATGCTCCATGCCCTCTTATCCTGCCTCGGCCATGGACGGGATTACGGTAAAGGCCCAGGAGACTTATGGGGCTAATGACCAGAATCCTCTTGTCCTTACCGAAGGGAAAAATTATCTGGTGGTGGATACGGGAGACCCCATACCCGAAGGTTTTGATGCCGTCATCAAGATAGAGGATGTCCAGCCTATCGGAGAAAACCAGGTGGAAATCATGGCTCCCGCCGCTCCCTGGCAGCATGTGCGCCCTGTAGGTGAGGATGTGGTGGCGGGAGAAATTATTGTACCTGCTTTTCATTATTTGACTCCCCCCGATTTAGGGGCTATTCTGGCAGGTGGTAAAGAACAAATAAAAGTTTTAGCCAAACCCAAGGTGACCATTATACCTACCGGGGATGAACTGGTAACACCGGGCACCAGGGCCAAAGTTGGAGAGATTATTGAGTTTAACGGTACCGTCATAGCCAATTATCTCAGGCAGTGGGGAGCCGAACCTTACCTCCATGAAATAGTGAGAGATAAGCTCCGGAATTTAAAACAGGCTGTAGAGGAGGCTTTGCCCCACTCCGATGTGGTTATCATTAACGCGGGGTCTTCCGCCGGCCGGGAAGATTTTACCGTCCATGTCATTGAGTCAATGGGAGAGGTTCTGGTGCACGGCATTGCCACGCGTCCCGGTAAGCCAACTATCCTTGGCATTATAGAAGGAAAGCCTGTCATCGGTTTACCGGGGTATCCCGTTTCCGCTTATCTGGCTTTAGACTGGTTTGTCAAACCCCTCATTTATAAATACCTGCACCTGGCTGAACCCCAACGTCCCCGGCTCAAAGCCAAACTGGGGCGCCGCATTGTTTCCGAGATGGGCAGCGAAGAATTCGTCCGCATGACGGTGGGATTTATCAATGGTAATTATGTGGCCAATCCCCTGAACCGTGGGGCGGGAGTAACCATGTCCCTGGTGAAAGCCCATGGGTTGCTTACCATACCGGCGGAATCCCTGGGTTATGAGCAGGGAGAAGAAGTGGAAATAGAGCTCCTGCGCCCGGAACAGGAATTAAAAAACACCCTGGTGGCTGTAGGCAGCCATGATTTAACCCTTGATCTTTTAGCTACCGCTTTAAGGCGTATTGATCCCAGGCTCTTTTTATCTTCCTCCCATGTAGGCAGTATGGGGGGAATGATGGCAATCAAGAAAGGTGAAGCTCATCTGGCCGGAGTCCACCTCTTCGACAGCCAGACAGGGGAGTACAATATTCCCTATTTAGAAAAGTATTTAGGGGGAGAAAATGTTATCCTGGTAAACCTGGTGTACAGGATGCAAGGGTGGATGGTTTCCCCGGGTAACCCCTTGGATATCCGGAATGTTAGAGATATTGTAAGGACCAGGGCTCTCTTTATCAACAGGCAGAAGGGTGCGGGAACCCGCCTGCTTTTCGATTATCTATTGCAGCAAGAAGGCATAAGCACTAGTGAAATACTGGGTTACCACCGTGAAGAGTATTCCCACTTGAATGTAGCCGCCGCAGTGGCTGCGGGAACGGCTCAGGTGGGATTGGGTATTCTCTCTGCGGCCCGGGCCTATCACCTGGATTTCGTTCCCGTGGGTGAAGAACGTTATGACCTGTTGATGACCAGGGATTTTTATCATTCTTCCCTGGGACAGACTTTGTTACAGGTGATCAAAGATCCCGTTTTTCAACAAGAAGTAGAAACACTGGGTGGATACAGCATGCGAGACGCGGGAAAAGTCATGTACGGGTATGTGTAA
- the glp gene encoding gephyrin-like molybdotransferase Glp, which yields MRLLQVTSPEDVLRIIRENFSSLGGETVEIKHAGQRVVGSDVIAPEDVPGFDRSTVDGYALRACDSFGAGEAMPALLNLGGEVRMGEAAPHLPLGACIYVPTGGMIPEGADAVVMLEDTEVLGDIVNCYRQVAPGENIIRRGEDISRGEVILKKGRLLRAPEIGVLASLGITDLQVTVKPRVGILSTGDEIVPYTTASLPPGQVRDSNALAVGELARQKGAEIIYGGILQDSYEIFKSGVEELLEQVDFLVLSGGSSVGTRDFTAQVLEELGKPGLLVEGVAIQPGKPTLLAKCREKPVLGLPGHPVSALNIFALFGTAIIDRLLGREEQEFLATVKARLSKNIPSRTGRTDFVRVKLSKKDNVTEATPVFGRSGLLRTLADAQGLVIVPAQSEGVLAGSEVDVILWE from the coding sequence GTGCGCCTTTTGCAAGTTACTTCACCGGAAGATGTACTAAGAATTATCAGGGAAAATTTTTCCTCTTTAGGTGGGGAAACCGTAGAGATTAAACATGCAGGGCAGCGTGTCGTGGGCAGCGATGTGATTGCCCCGGAAGATGTGCCCGGTTTTGACCGTTCCACAGTAGATGGCTATGCGCTGAGGGCTTGCGACAGTTTTGGCGCCGGTGAAGCCATGCCGGCCTTGCTCAACCTTGGAGGTGAGGTACGGATGGGTGAAGCAGCGCCTCACCTCCCCCTGGGAGCCTGCATCTATGTACCCACCGGGGGGATGATCCCTGAGGGTGCAGATGCAGTGGTCATGCTGGAAGATACGGAGGTTTTGGGGGATATCGTCAATTGTTACCGGCAAGTGGCTCCGGGAGAAAACATCATCAGGCGGGGAGAAGATATCAGCCGGGGGGAAGTAATCTTGAAAAAGGGACGCCTGCTGCGTGCTCCGGAAATCGGGGTACTTGCATCCCTGGGCATCACAGACCTTCAGGTGACAGTAAAACCCAGGGTAGGCATCCTCTCCACGGGTGATGAAATCGTTCCCTATACGACGGCTTCACTGCCGCCCGGGCAAGTCCGGGACAGTAATGCTTTAGCTGTAGGTGAACTGGCCCGGCAAAAAGGTGCGGAAATTATCTACGGAGGTATTCTGCAGGATTCCTATGAGATTTTTAAATCCGGGGTGGAAGAATTACTAGAGCAGGTAGATTTTCTCGTTCTTTCCGGAGGAAGTTCCGTGGGCACCAGGGATTTTACTGCCCAGGTGCTGGAGGAACTGGGCAAACCGGGTCTTTTGGTGGAAGGGGTAGCCATACAGCCGGGAAAACCGACACTTCTGGCCAAGTGCCGGGAGAAACCCGTCCTGGGTCTTCCTGGGCATCCCGTTTCCGCTTTAAATATTTTTGCCTTGTTCGGTACAGCCATTATTGACAGGTTATTAGGCAGAGAGGAACAGGAATTCTTAGCCACGGTGAAAGCGCGCTTAAGCAAAAATATACCCTCACGTACGGGAAGAACGGACTTTGTGCGAGTTAAACTCAGTAAAAAAGATAATGTGACAGAAGCCACGCCCGTTTTTGGCCGTTCTGGGCTCTTACGGACTTTAGCCGATGCTCAGGGGCTTGTGATTGTCCCGGCTCAGAGTGAGGGCGTCCTGGCCGGTTCCGAGGTAGACGTCATTTTATGGGAATAG